In Zhaonella formicivorans, one DNA window encodes the following:
- the dapA gene encoding 4-hydroxy-tetrahydrodipicolinate synthase, with amino-acid sequence MQNNFGRVLTAMVTPFTPEDKLDLEGARKLASYLVANGSDGLVVAGTTGESPTLSKEEKLELFQAVKEAVGPNIPVLAGTGSYSTEDSIKQSQAAEQAGVDGLLVVAPYYNKPTQDGLYQHFKSIAENTALPIMLYNIPSRTGRNMLPVTVAKLAELDNILAIKESTGDMEQMTELRRLTPDDFLIYSGDDTMTLPMLALGGYGVVSVASHLVGSRIKAMTEAFINGNTAEALQIHLELFPLFKTMFITTNPIPVKTAMALMGHKVGGFRLPLVGATAEEEKIIAATLQKYGLLKSV; translated from the coding sequence TTGCAAAATAATTTCGGACGTGTATTAACCGCAATGGTTACCCCTTTTACTCCCGAAGACAAGCTGGATTTGGAAGGAGCAAGGAAACTCGCCAGCTACTTGGTCGCCAATGGCAGTGATGGTTTAGTGGTTGCGGGAACAACGGGTGAAAGTCCTACTCTGAGCAAAGAGGAAAAATTGGAATTGTTTCAAGCTGTAAAGGAAGCTGTAGGGCCGAATATTCCGGTTTTGGCAGGAACAGGTTCTTACAGCACTGAAGACAGCATTAAGCAATCCCAAGCGGCAGAGCAAGCAGGAGTGGACGGATTACTTGTGGTTGCTCCGTATTACAATAAGCCGACTCAAGACGGGCTTTACCAGCATTTTAAAAGCATTGCCGAGAATACCGCCTTACCGATAATGCTTTACAATATTCCTTCCCGCACAGGCAGAAATATGTTGCCTGTTACTGTGGCTAAACTAGCAGAGCTTGATAATATTTTAGCCATCAAAGAATCGACCGGCGATATGGAGCAAATGACAGAACTGCGGAGACTAACGCCGGATGACTTTTTAATCTATAGCGGTGATGATACTATGACTTTGCCGATGCTAGCATTGGGAGGTTACGGTGTTGTTAGTGTTGCTTCCCATTTGGTAGGCAGCCGCATTAAAGCTATGACTGAAGCTTTTATCAATGGCAATACTGCAGAAGCACTGCAAATACATCTGGAATTATTTCCGCTGTTTAAAACCATGTTTATTACTACTAATCCGATTCCAGTTAAAACTGCCATGGCATTAATGGGACACAAGGTCGGGGGATTTAGATTGCCTTTGGTTGGGGCAACGGCGGAGGAAGAAAAAATCATTGCAGCTACTTTACAAAAATACGGGTTGCTGAAGAGCGTTTAA